The segment GACGTGTTATGGTTCTACGGTAAATAAGATATGATTTTAATTCAATTCCAAACATTCTGAAAAGTCTTCTGCTGATATATACATACGGAAAGAAATCTGCTCTGCTTATAATAAAATTGGTTTTTGAAGGAATAGTCTGGTTGCCTTTCATAAAAGTATGCTCCAGTCTGCAACCGGCTTTAATCATAATATCTGCAAAAATTGTTTTTGATGCTTGAAAATAAACAGCATTTATTCCTTCATTGTAATTAAAGGCATTTGTACGAATTGTATCAGGAATGCTAAAACCAACTGAATCACTAAAATAACCTGCTTTACTATTAAAGCTCTGCCATGAACTTTTTATTCCTGTTTCAATCTTTAATTTATGAGGTAATTGATAAGTTAAATCTGACTGAAAAAGAAAAAAATGTCTTTTCTGCGTATTTTCACCGTTACCCATAACATTATATAGAAATGGCAAACTATAATTTGAACTATATTCCTGCATGGAATTATTTGTTGATAAATTATAACTAAATTTAGTATCCAGGTCTGAACCTAAAGTATCTAATTTAGTATTAATTCCAAAATCCTGACTCAAATTAATAAGTTTAAAGTTATTTGTTATGAGGTCTTCACTTTCCGATAAATGCAGATAACTATAATCTTCTATATAAGTATTGGTACGAGAATCGGTATTCTTTTCAGTGTAGCTAATACGACCATCATAGCTTAAATTAGTATTTTTGCTAACATCATACCCAATACCAAAACCTAAATAACCCAGATTACTTTGTTGTCTGCTAACTGCAGCCTGATTTAAAGAGGTATCAGGTTTCAAATATCTAACAGAATTAAGATCTTCCTGTAAATCGTTTCGGTTAAAATTTGCATTAAAATAATAAGTGGTATTATTGCCACTGTTATTAAGGCTAAAACCGGCAAACCGATTACCGTATTTGCCCTGATTCATACCAAGATTAAAATTACCAAAGCGACCAATTTTCATTCCTTTCTTTAGAATAATGTTAATTATTCCTCCGGAAGTTGCCGCATCATATTTTGTTGAAGGAGTTCTTATCACTTCAATTTTCTCTATACTTCCCGGAGGAAGATTTCTAAGCAGACTCATAATATCCTGACTGCTTAATTTTTGTTCCCTTCCATTAACAAAGATCACAGCAGGAGTTGCACTTGTTAAATAAATTCCAGCTTCGTTATCTACAAATAAACCCGGAGTACTTTCTAAAACTTCCAGTGTATTAGTACTTATTCCTATCATTGGCTTCGGATCGATAATCATTTTATCTTCCTCTTGCCTTATTAATGGTTTTCCTGAAGATATTGTTACTTCTCCAAGTGATACTGCATTTTCTTTTAAGATATAATCAAAAGACCTGCTAACAGCCTTAACTGAAATTGTTTTTTCGATATTCTGAAAACCTATATATGATATTTTAACAATATATAAACCATCACTAATATTTTTAAATTCACTTATACCATTATCATTTGTTGTTCCAAGAAATTTTTTGGTAGAATCTGATACTGCTTTAAGTTGAATTGTAGCACCAAACAAAGGAGATTTTTGATTATCTTTAACTTTTATTGTAATATTCTGGCTAATGCTTATTTCGGGAAATGCAATAAATAAAATTGCAATAAATAGAACAAATAAAATATTTTTCTTCATTTAATATTAAAATATGTTATGCGAAAATAGAATAATTAATTGTAAGAAAATCCGGCTTAACATTTATTATAAATAAATATCACTTGGATAAATGATGTCGGTCAGAAATAACCCTTTTGCAGGTAAAGACATTGATGCTTTACATCTATCCTTACTCTCAATAATTTCGTATAGTTCCTCAATAGAAATTTTTCCTTTACCTACATCTAATAAAGTACCGGCAATTGCTCTTACCATGTTTCTTAAAAAACGATCGGCAGAAATTGTAAAAATTAAAATATCACCATGATTTGTCCATTCGGCCTTTGTTAACTTACAATTATTGGTTTTTGTATTAGTGTGCAATTTGCTAAAACTTGTAAAATCAGATACGCCAATTAATATTTTTGCAGCTTTATTCATTTCTTCAATATTGAGCTTTGAAAAATAATAAAATGAAAAATCATTTAAAAATGGATTTTTCTTCGTAGTAATTCTGTATTGATAAGTTCTATTAATAGCAGCAAACCGGGCATTTGCATCTGATTTTACTTTTCTTATTTTATGAAATACTATATCAAATGGTAAAAAGCTATTCATTTCTGATACAAACTCTTCTGTAATTAAAGCAGAAGTATCAAAATGAGCAACAAAAAATTCAGAATGAACTCCTGCATCAGTTCTTCCTGCACCTGTAACTTCGATGTTTTCACCCAGCTTTAAACTTAACTTTTCGTTAATGGTTTGCTGAACAGAAATGCCGTTTCGCTGAATCTGCCAGCCGGAATATCTTGTGCCCACAAAGGACAATTCTATGAAGTATCTGTTTATCAAGCTATAATACATTAACTAATTTTAACAAAATTATAACTTTATTAATTAAATGCTGACATAATTTTGGTGAATAATTTTTAACAGAAAAACAAGACAAGAAAAAATTAAATAATTATGAGTGTAACAGTTGACATTAAGGAACTTAACGAAAGAATACAACAAGAGAGTGCTTTCGTTGATTTAATTAACATGGAAATGAGTAAAGTGATTGTAGGGCAAAAGCATTTAATTGAAAGCCTTATGATATGTTTATTGTCTAATGGTCATGTTTTACTTGAAGGAGTTCCGGGATTAGCAAAAACACTTGCAATAAACACACTTGCAAATACCATTGATGCAAAATTCAGTCGTATTCAGTTTACTCCTGACCTTTTACCTGCCGATCTTATTGGAACTATGATTTATAGTCAGAAACAGGAAACATTTATTGTAAAAAAAGGACCTATATTCAGTAACTTTATTCTTGCAGATGAAATTAACCGTTCTCCTGCAAAAGTTCAGAGTGCTTTGTTAGAGGCAATGCAAGAGCGTCAGGTAACAATTGGCGAACAATCATATAAACTTGACGATCCTTTTATGGTTCTTGCAACACAAAACCCTATTGAACAGGAAGGAACCTATCCTTTACCAGAAGCACAACTCGACCGTTTTATGTTAAAGGT is part of the Bacteroidia bacterium genome and harbors:
- a CDS encoding outer membrane beta-barrel protein, with translation MKKNILFVLFIAILFIAFPEISISQNITIKVKDNQKSPLFGATIQLKAVSDSTKKFLGTTNDNGISEFKNISDGLYIVKISYIGFQNIEKTISVKAVSRSFDYILKENAVSLGEVTISSGKPLIRQEEDKMIIDPKPMIGISTNTLEVLESTPGLFVDNEAGIYLTSATPAVIFVNGREQKLSSQDIMSLLRNLPPGSIEKIEVIRTPSTKYDAATSGGIINIILKKGMKIGRFGNFNLGMNQGKYGNRFAGFSLNNSGNNTTYYFNANFNRNDLQEDLNSVRYLKPDTSLNQAAVSRQQSNLGYLGFGIGYDVSKNTNLSYDGRISYTEKNTDSRTNTYIEDYSYLHLSESEDLITNNFKLINLSQDFGINTKLDTLGSDLDTKFSYNLSTNNSMQEYSSNYSLPFLYNVMGNGENTQKRHFFLFQSDLTYQLPHKLKIETGIKSSWQSFNSKAGYFSDSVGFSIPDTIRTNAFNYNEGINAVYFQASKTIFADIMIKAGCRLEHTFMKGNQTIPSKTNFIISRADFFPYVYISRRLFRMFGIELKSYLIYRRTITRPDYQNLNPYKKYIDPFLYETGNPNLKPQFTDNIEFNVSFEDMPVFAVGQNYTKDIFSNVVYSDENNSSIAVMTYDNLGTSKETYFRAMAGIPPGGKYFFALGAQYNLNDYNGYYEGKPFAYERGSWRLFTFHSLNLLRQTKLTLSGFMMVKGQQGFYELNNFGALNVGITQTLLNKNLTITVNVRDVLRTMVTEFKLNQGAIQTSGDRYSDNRRIGINIRYNFGLGKKGPRKSINTFEDEGAL
- a CDS encoding AAA family ATPase; the protein is MSVTVDIKELNERIQQESAFVDLINMEMSKVIVGQKHLIESLMICLLSNGHVLLEGVPGLAKTLAINTLANTIDAKFSRIQFTPDLLPADLIGTMIYSQKQETFIVKKGPIFSNFILADEINRSPAKVQSALLEAMQERQVTIGEQSYKLDDPFMVLATQNPIEQEGTYPLPEAQLDRFMLKVIITYPKKEEEQLIVRQNLSKLFPIANAVLKTKDIIKARDVVKDVYMDEKIERYILDIVFATRFPQDYNLEKFKSMINYGASPRASIYLASAAKAFAFIKRRGYVIPEDIRAVCHDVLRHRIGLTYEAEAENITTTDIINEILNTVEVP
- the truA gene encoding tRNA pseudouridine(38-40) synthase TruA; protein product: MYYSLINRYFIELSFVGTRYSGWQIQRNGISVQQTINEKLSLKLGENIEVTGAGRTDAGVHSEFFVAHFDTSALITEEFVSEMNSFLPFDIVFHKIRKVKSDANARFAAINRTYQYRITTKKNPFLNDFSFYYFSKLNIEEMNKAAKILIGVSDFTSFSKLHTNTKTNNCKLTKAEWTNHGDILIFTISADRFLRNMVRAIAGTLLDVGKGKISIEELYEIIESKDRCKASMSLPAKGLFLTDIIYPSDIYL